A window of the Streptomyces albireticuli genome harbors these coding sequences:
- a CDS encoding helix-turn-helix domain-containing protein, whose product MVTGGCSMTEREQDERLTLRQVIGLMIQHLRKRAGLSLRDLAEEARYGHSYINRVELGTQLPSDALMAALDQRFEMGGTLIQLLDTAREGSVQEYGRKAASREAQAERIQVFTSSTIPALLQVEEYASSLLRTARPKAPKNHFDEAVANRMARQRVFNREERPPYWAVMDESTLRRPVGGRAAMMRQLAHILKVAEDSDVTIQVLPFERGEYWMLGGQPDVPHGA is encoded by the coding sequence ATGGTGACGGGCGGTTGTTCGATGACGGAGCGGGAGCAGGACGAGCGGCTGACGTTGCGTCAGGTAATCGGGTTGATGATCCAGCATCTGCGCAAGCGCGCGGGGTTGTCATTGCGGGACCTCGCCGAAGAAGCGCGCTATGGGCACAGTTACATCAACAGGGTGGAGCTTGGGACCCAATTGCCGTCCGACGCCTTGATGGCTGCCCTTGACCAGCGATTCGAAATGGGCGGAACGCTCATCCAGCTCCTCGATACCGCCCGTGAAGGATCGGTGCAGGAGTATGGGCGAAAGGCTGCCTCAAGGGAGGCTCAGGCTGAACGGATTCAGGTTTTCACGAGCAGCACGATCCCGGCGCTGCTACAGGTCGAAGAATACGCGAGTTCCCTACTGCGAACAGCTCGACCCAAAGCGCCGAAGAACCACTTCGACGAGGCCGTGGCCAACCGGATGGCTCGGCAGCGGGTGTTCAACCGGGAGGAACGGCCCCCGTACTGGGCGGTCATGGACGAGTCGACGCTGAGGCGGCCGGTCGGTGGGAGAGCGGCGATGATGAGGCAACTCGCCCACATCCTGAAGGTTGCCGAAGACTCTGACGTAACCATTCAGGTGCTGCCGTTTGAGCGGGGCGAGTACTGGATGCTCGGGGGGCAGCCTGACGTTCCTCACGGCGCCTAA
- a CDS encoding DUF397 domain-containing protein, producing MIGIPGLDIAGWRKSSYSGLENDCVEVADGHPGVVPVRDSKAPCGPVIVLGSGAWSDFVDGVKAGSFPAGG from the coding sequence GTGATCGGAATACCCGGCCTGGATATAGCCGGATGGCGAAAATCCAGTTACAGCGGTCTGGAAAACGATTGCGTTGAGGTCGCCGATGGCCACCCGGGCGTCGTTCCTGTCCGTGACAGCAAGGCCCCATGCGGGCCCGTGATTGTTCTCGGCTCCGGCGCTTGGTCGGATTTCGTGGACGGAGTCAAGGCCGGAAGCTTCCCGGCCGGCGGTTGA
- a CDS encoding ABC transporter ATP-binding protein, translating into MAETAVRVRGLRKVYGDHVAVDGLDLDIRRGEIFGILGPNGAGKSTTVEILEGHRKRDAGEVDVLGEDPGKASRRWKSRIGIVWQNEIVIGDLTVAEAVRHFARYFPDPRDPDEIIELVGLTEKANARVSGLSGGQRRRVDVAVGVIGRPELLFLDEPTTGFDPAARRQFWDLIRSLADGGTSIVLTSHYLDEVEALADRLAVVVKGKVVAEGDPATLGGRASAQAQVSWLGADGPMTHRTDSPTTVVAELAAYFKGEIPELTVTRPSLEDIYLGLIKEQETAA; encoded by the coding sequence ATGGCAGAAACAGCAGTACGGGTCCGCGGATTGCGGAAGGTCTACGGTGACCACGTCGCCGTCGACGGTCTGGACCTCGACATCCGGCGGGGCGAGATATTCGGCATCCTCGGGCCGAACGGCGCGGGCAAGAGCACCACCGTGGAGATCCTGGAGGGTCACCGCAAGCGGGACGCCGGTGAGGTGGACGTGCTCGGGGAGGACCCGGGCAAGGCGTCGCGGCGGTGGAAGTCGCGCATCGGGATCGTCTGGCAGAACGAGATCGTCATCGGCGATCTCACGGTGGCCGAGGCGGTGCGGCACTTCGCCCGTTACTTCCCGGACCCGCGGGACCCCGACGAGATCATCGAGCTGGTCGGGCTCACCGAGAAGGCCAACGCCCGGGTCAGCGGTCTCTCCGGTGGTCAGCGGCGGCGCGTCGATGTCGCCGTCGGTGTCATCGGCCGGCCCGAGCTGCTGTTCCTGGACGAGCCGACCACCGGGTTCGACCCGGCGGCCCGGCGGCAGTTCTGGGACCTGATCCGGTCGCTCGCCGACGGCGGTACGTCCATCGTGCTCACGTCGCACTACCTGGACGAGGTCGAGGCGCTCGCCGACCGGCTGGCCGTCGTCGTCAAAGGCAAGGTCGTCGCCGAGGGCGACCCGGCCACCCTCGGCGGACGCGCCTCCGCGCAGGCCCAGGTCTCCTGGCTCGGCGCCGACGGGCCGATGACGCACCGCACCGACTCGCCGACCACGGTCGTCGCCGAGCTCGCGGCGTACTTCAAGGGCGAGATCCCCGAGCTGACGGTCACCAGGCCGTCCCTCGAAGACATCTACCTCGGCCTCATCAAGGAGCAGGAGACAGCGGCATGA
- a CDS encoding Scr1 family TA system antitoxin-like transcriptional regulator yields MSGASTGCSGGSLTFLTAPNGVTLAYVESFGSGELVESPKRVVELLQRYDAVRGLALPECESMELVRKYLEEYR; encoded by the coding sequence TTGAGCGGGGCGAGTACTGGATGCTCGGGGGGCAGCCTGACGTTCCTCACGGCGCCTAACGGTGTAACGCTCGCCTACGTCGAATCGTTCGGATCCGGTGAGTTGGTAGAGTCCCCTAAGCGAGTTGTCGAGCTATTGCAACGATACGATGCGGTACGCGGGTTGGCGCTGCCAGAGTGCGAATCGATGGAGCTCGTTCGTAAGTACTTGGAGGAATACCGGTGA
- a CDS encoding ABC transporter permease, with amino-acid sequence MTQTLAGSTAPGLHPAGGPGKLPGAFRLGLLRGGLEIKGFFRNPGAVVFTFALPIMMMTMFASIFHDKVEGAGITVSQLYVAAMLGAGLMSTSFQAIAIGIATEREEGNLRRLAAMPIPRSSFFFGKLWLVLTTGIAETVLLLIFGVSFFGLKLPSDPAKWFTFAWVLILGLVACSLLGIAMSSVPRDAKSATPIVTLPFLVIQFISGVYIPINNMSGWMQNVGAFFPLKWMCQGFRAVFLPDQAKVLEQAGDWELGRVALVLGAWCIGGLVLCLTTFRWKGRRDG; translated from the coding sequence ATGACCCAGACTCTCGCGGGTTCCACCGCACCCGGCCTGCACCCGGCCGGCGGGCCGGGCAAGCTTCCCGGTGCCTTCCGGCTCGGCCTGCTCCGCGGCGGACTGGAGATCAAGGGGTTCTTCCGCAACCCCGGCGCCGTGGTCTTCACCTTCGCCCTGCCGATCATGATGATGACGATGTTCGCGTCGATCTTCCATGACAAGGTCGAGGGCGCCGGGATCACCGTCTCCCAGCTGTACGTGGCCGCGATGCTCGGCGCCGGTCTGATGTCGACCAGCTTCCAGGCCATCGCCATCGGCATCGCCACCGAGCGCGAGGAGGGCAACCTGCGCCGCCTGGCGGCCATGCCCATCCCGCGCAGCTCGTTCTTCTTCGGCAAGCTGTGGCTGGTCCTGACCACCGGCATCGCCGAGACGGTACTGCTGCTGATCTTCGGCGTCTCCTTCTTCGGCCTGAAGCTGCCCTCCGACCCGGCCAAGTGGTTCACCTTCGCCTGGGTGCTGATCCTCGGCCTCGTCGCCTGCTCGCTGCTGGGCATCGCCATGAGCAGCGTCCCCCGCGACGCCAAGAGCGCGACGCCCATCGTGACCCTGCCCTTCCTCGTCATCCAGTTCATCTCCGGCGTCTACATCCCGATCAACAACATGTCGGGCTGGATGCAGAACGTGGGCGCCTTCTTCCCGCTGAAGTGGATGTGCCAAGGTTTCCGTGCGGTCTTCCTGCCTGACCAGGCAAAGGTGCTGGAGCAGGCCGGAGACTGGGAGCTCGGCCGGGTCGCCCTCGTCCTGGGCGCTTGGTGCATCGGAGGACTGGTTCTGTGCTTGACGACATTCCGCTGGAAGGGCCGGCGCGACGGATGA